The Nitrospirota bacterium genome contains the following window.
CGCATCTTGCAACCGTTCCAAGTCGGACCGGCAGGCGAGTTTCGCGAGGTCGTCGTCTATCTGGAAGGAATCGACAAGGGCAAGCCCTTCGTGGAAAAGAGCGTCCCGCAAATCGACGCGAAAGACTGCCTCTTCGTCCCGTTCACGACCGTCGTGCGGGACGATCAAACGGTGACGGTGGTCAACATGGACCCCGTCATGCACGACATTCAAGCCTATGAAACGTCGAATTTGGGTGCCCGCGTGCTGTTCAATGTGCCGTTGCCGATGAATCCGCAGCACCCGCGCAACTTCAAGGATCGCAGCGAAGCCGGGATGTACCACAAACACATGGCCGGCCCGCCGATGAAGCAATTGGTCAATCTCAGCAAAGGCCGCCGGATCTTCGTCATGCAATGCGGCTTCCACGCCTACATGGAGAGCTGGGGCGTGGCCATCACGAATCCGTACTTCGCCAAGACAGACGAGCAGGGCCGCTTCACCATGACCGATGTGCCGCCTGGCACCTATAAGCTGGTCATCTGGCATCCCTATATCCGTACCGTGACCGAGCAAACCGTCACCATCGGACCGAAGGGGACCGTGGAGGCCAATATCGCGGTCCCGGCCCCGACGGGGCGGCTCTACGCCAACGAGGTGCTGGACCATGCGTACACGCGCTATAACGTGACCGAGGAAACGAAGAAAGAAATCGATCCGATGATCCACAAGCAGGATCACTAGACAGGGACTGCCAAGGGTGCGAATCACCCAGCACCATAATAGATAGCCGGTATGGCATCACCGATGATACTCACCCCCATATTGTGCCGAACCTGATCCGGTCCATGTCCTCCTGGAGGACATGGACCTCTCTCTCTGAACCTATCTGCCTGTCTCACTAGTCACACCAGAAAATTTTCAATTCATGCTCCTGGATGGAGGCCTCAATTGTCTCAGGATGCTCAAAAAGGCCGTCCGGCAAGGCCGCAGCGAGTGAACAACTAAACCTTGAACGATGAACGCGGAACGATGAAGTGAACATAGTTCCTTGCTCATAATTCATCACTCACCGTTCAGCGTTTTCAGGCTGGCGGACTTTTTCAGCATCCTGTTAGGGGCCGATCTCCCTTCTCTGCACATGTCCTTCCGCCCTCGTTGAGCCGCAGTAATGGGTGATTCCTTCGCGCTGATACTCTAGGCCCTTCACTTTTTCCTGTTTGCAGGAGTCAGGAGCAGCGCTCCAACGTTGACCAGTAAACGGTCCCTCATCAACCATCTTGTGCACTGTCCGCACGGCGGCGAGCGGTCCACTCGAATTCTATGACCCACCCCCTCGCGTTTCCTCAGCCTGGTCTTACAGAGATTCCAATACCTGCAAAGTTTGCACGACTCACTCAGGAACGAGTGATCCCGCAACGTAAAGAAGCAGAACTTTTTTCTCGAACCTCTTTCAAATCCACTATATCGCTGGGTCAAAACGACAAGGCATGGGAGTTGCGTTGACGAATGCACTCCTCACGGTGCATGTCACCCCTTGCCAACGGGGCTATCGGTCAGGAGAAGGGTCGCACGATGGACGACACCCGAATCGAAACAGGCGGTATCACGAACAAGGAAATCCTGCGATGAGTGAATGTGAAACACTATACATAGAGCCTCCCGATCATCTCTGTGAGCGATGTGGCGACTCCAAGCCTCGACTGGTGTTTGACCAACTGAGCCTGCTCTTGCTCTGTGAGCCATGCCTAGAGCATGTGCAGCGGTCACAGGCCTGGTCTTTTCTGCGCGAAGACGAAACGGCGTGAGACGTGGATAGAGGCCACACCCATGTTCCTCATTTCAACCCGTCGTATCAATCCAGGATTGTGGAAGAAGAAGCAACGCTCCGCTGGCTTATCGCTCGCCAACCCCGCAGCCTCGAACGCTCCTATTACCTCCTCTTCCTGCTCGCAGCCAATGGGAAGGATGAGGAAACGATGGAGGAGTACCGACGAATTCTCAAGAACAGTCCGGACGATCAGATTGCTCACAGGCGAGAGAAACGATCCGCATAAAATGGTATCGCACTGCCCGCCGACAGGTCTCAGCGCGCCACGTCAGGAAAAACCATTGGCATCGCCTCTCTGGCCGCACCGGCTAGGGAGTCCTCTGCAATCTTTGCAGGTTGCAACCCAGGAGTCGGTAGACGGAGCATCGTGCAAAGACGGTGACGGGTTTGTGATGAGTTTCTTCATAAACGCAATGACATCGCCGTGCCCCGCGATGAGTGCGGGTTCAAGGCATGAACGTTGTGGTGTCGACGGTCGAGAGAGAAGGAGGCACGTCGAGCCGAACGGCCCATGAAAGAGGACACCCAGATTCAATATCTCGCCAATAAATTCACCGAATGGAGGTTCCTCACGTGCCACATACATCGCCGGCATTACCCGAAGAACAGCGAGCCATGTTCATGATCTGTGACCGATGCGCCCGACGGTCGACCACGCTTCAGTGTGACGATCTCACGTTGCAGGAACTCTGTCAGGACTGCCGCGACCGGCTGAGGCGCCGTCGCGAAATGGCCCCCCACCCAGCAAGACCGAAGAGATAAAAGGTCCCTCGTCTCGCTCGCTCTCGTGAAAGGGAGCTGTGCCGATCATGTGACGGAGCCATGTCAGGATCCATTCGCTCTCGCCCGAGTCTCGCGACCCGATTGCGTAGAAACACAGGTTGACAAGGCCTCATCATAACCGTAGGTTCTCCTGAATGAATCACGCGCCACCACAACCATCACGCGACGGATCGGCAGGCCGCGGCTTCATGGACGATCTCGCCAGGCTTGGGCTCTTACTGAGCCTCGAAAAGCGAGTCCTCGCCATTCTCGTCTCGTATGCCGTCGCGATCGGGCTCTTTTCGTTGATCATTCCGCTCACGGTTCAAGAGCTGACCAATACCTTTGCCTATGCCATCGAGCCGATCATGATCGTGACCTTTGCCCTGGTCATGCTCGTCGGGCTCCTCTTCATCGGGCTCTTTCGAGTGTTGCAAAATAGTGCTTCGGAAACGATCTTCCAACGGCTCTATGTTCGCATCGCGCTGGCGATGACGGAACATCTGCCACGCATCAGGCAAGAAGCGTTTTTGCCCAAACAGGCCTTTCGCTTTGTAGAGGCCGAGCTGTTGGCGCGAGCGGTCCTCGTCGTCCTCGTCGATGTGATCAACGTGCTGGTATCTGGCCTGACAGGCATGACCATCCTCGCCTTCTATCACCAGAATTTTCTCCTCTATGACGTCTTCCTCCTCGGTGGATTCGTGCTCGTCGCCGTCGCGTCTGGCCAGGGCGGAGTCCTGGCCACGAAAACCGTCTCGGACAAGAATTACGATGTCATGAACTGGATACAGGACATCGCCAATAATCGGCTTCATTTCAAGGCCAGCCTCAGTGCGCCGTTCTTAATCGAAAAAACGGACCACCTCCTCGACGAGTACTTGGCCGCACGTCGAACGCGAGCCAACATTCTGACATGGCGTCAGTACCGGAGCATTGTCGTCTGGGAGGCCATCTGCCACAGCGGCGCAATCGCCCTCGGAGGCTGGCTGCTGTCGATTGCGCAAATCACGCTCGGCCAATTTGTGGCAGCCGAAGTGATCGTGGGGACCCTGCTCCTGAATTTAGATACGGTGACCCGCCGGATCTATGCATTTACCTATATCCTGAGTTCACTCGGCGAACTGGATCGCGTCTTTGCTCTGCCGAAACACGACGCGTTCAGCGCCGGAGTCAACACCCATCTGCCGGATCCCGCGCTGTGCGGCATCCATCTGACATGCAAAGAAGTCTCATTCGCCTATCCCCACTCCCCACCTCTCTTCGAGCAAATCACGGTAGAAGCCGCTCCAGGGGAAAAGTTGGCAGTCCTCGTGCAATCCAACACGCAGAAGTCGACGTTGGCACTCGTGCTCGCCGGTCTCTATCGGCCAACCTCCGGTGTCGTTCGGTATAACAATGTCGATCTCCGCGATGTACCCATGGATTATGTCAACGGAGCACGTGGACTCGTGCTGGACTCGCAACCCACCCTGTTCGGAGGCACGCTGGAAGAAAATGTGACATTGGGACGGACATCGATTAGCTTTGAAGATCTCCAATGGGCTATTCGATTCGTGGAGCTGGAAGACGAGATCGACCGGATGCCCCGCGGCCTTGAAACGCGGCTTGAAGCAGCAGACACACGGTACACCAAGAGCCAAATCCTTCGTATTCTGGTCGCACGCGCAATCGTGACCCGACCCCACTTACTGATCTTCGATGGCACGTTGCACAACATGGAACCGAACCTGCGGCACACCCTCCTCCGACGACTCTGCTCGAAAGATGAACCCTGGGCGGCGATCTTCGTCTCAAACGACCCGACGATCGGGGAGTTCGTTGATCGACGTGTCCTCGTGAGATAAGAACCTTCCGGCCTCGCCGCAGAGGGCCAGGCCACAGAGTATACAGCCTGCGTCCTGCGTGCTAGCATAGACTCACACCCATTCCCGCCCTGGTTGAGGTAGATGTTTAGGCCTATCCCCACAGCCACCTTTTTTCGCAGAATTCCCTACAGGCTCATTGCCTCCGTGGTCCTCATGCTGGCTCTGGTGGTCTCAGTCATCTTGCTCTTCAGTTTGGAGCAGGAGAAACTGCTGCTCCAGGGACTCACGCAGGACAAAGCCGTGCCGACCGAATTGTTCCCCGCGCTGTGGCGGTCGCGCCACGATCTGATGGTGGTGACCTTGCTGGTGTTTCTAGTGAGCGCGATCGGGATCGCGGCGGTCATCACCTTCCTCCATTATGACAGCACCAGACGGACCCTCGAAGAAGTGAAGGGGCTGGCCCGGAACATCCTTGAGAGCATTCCGACCGGTGTGCTCACAGTGAATCGAAGCGGCGTGATCACGGCGGTCAATCCGACGGCAGAGGCAGTCCTCAAACGATCGGCAGCGGATTTGCTCGGGAATTCTTACGAATCCGTCTTTGCCGAGGGAGAAACCATTCAGGCGGTGCTTGAAGGAGCACTCAAGCATCATCAGCATGTCAGTCAAAAAGATTTGCCCTATGAGAGCCAGGATCGGACCCCGCACACGATCCGGGTGAGCACGGCCGAGCTCACAGGGGACGATGCAGAACCGGTCGGCGTCATCTTACAGGCCCAGGATGTCACCGACTGGCTCACGCTCGAGCAGCGAGTTCGCGTCGCAGATAAGCTGGCAGCCTTGCACACGTTATCCGCCGGGGTCGCGCACGAGTTGCGCAATCCCTTGAGCGCGATGGACCTGAATCTCCATTTACTGGAAGAGGACCTCAAAGAGAGCGGCGCGCTCGCAGGGCAGGCCACCCATTATATGCATGTCGTGAATGCCGAATGCCGGCGACTGACCGTCATCCTCGATAACTTCATGAAGTTCGCTCGGCCCGGCTCCATCGGCCTTCATCATCTGGATGTGCACAAGGTCATCGAGCACATCATCGCGCTCATGCAGTTCGAAGCCGAAGAACGCAAGGTACAACTCGAGCAGATGGTCGAAACGGATTTACCGCTCGTTCTGGGGGATGAGACCCAGATCAGCCAAGTGCTGATCAATATCGTGGTCAACGCGTTCCATGCCATGCCGGACGGTGGGCGCTGCGACATCGTCGCGGAAGCGCGCACAACAGACAAGACGCACTGGGTGGAAATTTCAGTCAGGGACACGGGTATCGGCATCAAAAAGGAAGACGTGTCTCGCTTGTTTGAACCGTTCTATTCAACCAAGTCCAGCGGAACCGGACTCGGTCTCGCAATTGCTTATCGGATCATGCAGGACCATGGGGGAACCATCCATGTCTCAAGCACGCCAGGCAATGGAACCACCGTCGTGATGATGTTTCCTGCGGCGCGCAGAGAGGCTCAAGCCATGGCAGTGACCTCATGAAGCCCCAGGCACACGTTCTCGTCGTGGATGACGAGATCAATATCCGCGGGGCGTTGGTCACAATGCTCGAGAAGAAGGGGCATCACGTGCGCGGAGTGGCCACGGCAGAGGAAGGGTTGGCACAACTGGAAGAGGCCCCCGCCGAGTTGGTCATCACCGACCTTCGGATGCCTGGAATCGGCGGCATGGAATTCCTGCGGCGTTTGAAAAACACATG
Protein-coding sequences here:
- a CDS encoding ABC transporter ATP-binding protein; this translates as MNHAPPQPSRDGSAGRGFMDDLARLGLLLSLEKRVLAILVSYAVAIGLFSLIIPLTVQELTNTFAYAIEPIMIVTFALVMLVGLLFIGLFRVLQNSASETIFQRLYVRIALAMTEHLPRIRQEAFLPKQAFRFVEAELLARAVLVVLVDVINVLVSGLTGMTILAFYHQNFLLYDVFLLGGFVLVAVASGQGGVLATKTVSDKNYDVMNWIQDIANNRLHFKASLSAPFLIEKTDHLLDEYLAARRTRANILTWRQYRSIVVWEAICHSGAIALGGWLLSIAQITLGQFVAAEVIVGTLLLNLDTVTRRIYAFTYILSSLGELDRVFALPKHDAFSAGVNTHLPDPALCGIHLTCKEVSFAYPHSPPLFEQITVEAAPGEKLAVLVQSNTQKSTLALVLAGLYRPTSGVVRYNNVDLRDVPMDYVNGARGLVLDSQPTLFGGTLEENVTLGRTSISFEDLQWAIRFVELEDEIDRMPRGLETRLEAADTRYTKSQILRILVARAIVTRPHLLIFDGTLHNMEPNLRHTLLRRLCSKDEPWAAIFVSNDPTIGEFVDRRVLVR
- a CDS encoding carboxypeptidase regulatory-like domain-containing protein, which codes for MRSVIAAVMLATIEFGNPVWAYEEIAVTDGGSITGIVTLEGQVPKPKGYNLTTLPDQFYCGRISDGQGWRILQPFQVGPAGEFREVVVYLEGIDKGKPFVEKSVPQIDAKDCLFVPFTTVVRDDQTVTVVNMDPVMHDIQAYETSNLGARVLFNVPLPMNPQHPRNFKDRSEAGMYHKHMAGPPMKQLVNLSKGRRIFVMQCGFHAYMESWGVAITNPYFAKTDEQGRFTMTDVPPGTYKLVIWHPYIRTVTEQTVTIGPKGTVEANIAVPAPTGRLYANEVLDHAYTRYNVTEETKKEIDPMIHKQDH
- a CDS encoding ATP-binding protein, giving the protein MFRPIPTATFFRRIPYRLIASVVLMLALVVSVILLFSLEQEKLLLQGLTQDKAVPTELFPALWRSRHDLMVVTLLVFLVSAIGIAAVITFLHYDSTRRTLEEVKGLARNILESIPTGVLTVNRSGVITAVNPTAEAVLKRSAADLLGNSYESVFAEGETIQAVLEGALKHHQHVSQKDLPYESQDRTPHTIRVSTAELTGDDAEPVGVILQAQDVTDWLTLEQRVRVADKLAALHTLSAGVAHELRNPLSAMDLNLHLLEEDLKESGALAGQATHYMHVVNAECRRLTVILDNFMKFARPGSIGLHHLDVHKVIEHIIALMQFEAEERKVQLEQMVETDLPLVLGDETQISQVLINIVVNAFHAMPDGGRCDIVAEARTTDKTHWVEISVRDTGIGIKKEDVSRLFEPFYSTKSSGTGLGLAIAYRIMQDHGGTIHVSSTPGNGTTVVMMFPAARREAQAMAVTS